The Carnobacterium divergens genome includes a window with the following:
- a CDS encoding MurR/RpiR family transcriptional regulator: MNLLLKLKTLTPVTTSERILVQFILDAPEKVIYLSPKELAEASFVSISTIYRLITKLKLDGLNDLKLELVKYLNVHRSEPIIDINYPISSEDTNFSIMKNLQLVYEQTVQSTIDTNEFENLSVNRTLLQEAETIDIYATSANIYFAENFKFQMQEIGKTVNVPQDNYTQHLTAANSTTNHLAIIVSFEGRGGNIPELFAILKQNKCKILLITSKNSPLLKEAVDSTFLFSSLENHYHKISSFSTRMSLMYLFDMLYLSYFNIDYEKNSAYKLANYQKMNPRLI, encoded by the coding sequence ATGAATTTACTTTTAAAACTGAAAACATTAACTCCTGTTACAACTAGTGAACGTATCCTTGTTCAATTTATTTTAGACGCTCCTGAAAAGGTGATTTACCTATCACCAAAAGAATTAGCTGAAGCCTCATTTGTTTCTATTTCTACCATTTATCGTTTAATTACTAAACTAAAACTTGACGGATTAAATGACCTAAAACTAGAACTCGTTAAATACTTAAATGTCCATAGGTCAGAACCGATTATTGACATTAATTACCCCATTTCGTCAGAAGATACTAATTTTTCCATCATGAAAAATTTACAACTAGTTTATGAACAAACCGTTCAATCAACCATTGATACTAACGAGTTTGAAAACCTAAGTGTAAATCGTACACTTTTACAAGAAGCAGAAACAATTGATATTTATGCAACTTCAGCAAATATTTATTTTGCCGAAAATTTCAAATTTCAAATGCAAGAAATCGGAAAAACAGTCAATGTACCACAAGATAACTACACTCAACATTTAACTGCTGCCAATAGCACTACTAATCATTTAGCCATTATTGTCTCCTTTGAAGGTCGTGGTGGGAATATTCCTGAATTATTTGCTATTTTGAAACAAAATAAGTGTAAAATCTTGCTCATTACATCAAAAAATAGTCCTTTGCTGAAGGAAGCAGTTGACAGTACGTTTCTTTTTTCTTCTCTTGAAAATCACTACCATAAAATTTCATCCTTTTCTACAAGAATGTCCTTAATGTATCTTTTTGATATGCTTTATCTTAGCTATTTCAACATAGATTATGAAAAAAATAGTGCGTATAAACTAGCAAATTATCAAAAAATGAATCCTCGTTTAATTTAA
- a CDS encoding Cof-type HAD-IIB family hydrolase, with protein MIKMVAVDMDGTFLNENKEYNRSRFKRIYREMKRKEIKFVVASGNQYYQLKSFFPEISDEISFVAENGALVISEKEELFCGKFEEPLVHEMLAFLSKSPQIQVLLCGRKSAYVDEKESEDFKQTSKKFYHRLKTVTDLTQLEEDVFFKFALSVPKEETEKLVMHLNKEFQGKFVAVSSGHGELDLIIPGFHKANGLEILQKKWGILDEELATFGDGGNDVEMLRKAAFSYAMANGSQAVKHAANYSAPSNEEEGVLKIVEELLELSDEKK; from the coding sequence ATGATTAAAATGGTTGCTGTAGATATGGACGGTACTTTTTTAAATGAAAATAAGGAGTATAACCGTTCACGATTTAAAAGAATTTATCGGGAAATGAAGCGTAAAGAAATTAAATTTGTAGTAGCTAGTGGCAATCAATATTATCAATTAAAATCTTTTTTCCCAGAAATAAGTGATGAAATTTCTTTTGTGGCTGAAAATGGAGCGCTAGTCATTAGTGAAAAAGAAGAATTATTTTGTGGAAAGTTTGAAGAGCCACTCGTTCATGAAATGCTCGCATTTTTAAGCAAATCCCCACAAATTCAAGTGCTTTTATGCGGTCGCAAGAGTGCCTATGTGGATGAAAAGGAGTCTGAGGACTTTAAACAAACTAGCAAAAAATTCTATCATCGTTTAAAGACAGTCACGGATTTAACTCAGTTAGAAGAGGATGTTTTTTTTAAGTTTGCTTTATCTGTACCCAAAGAAGAAACTGAGAAATTAGTGATGCATTTAAATAAAGAGTTCCAAGGTAAATTCGTAGCTGTTTCAAGTGGTCATGGCGAATTAGACTTAATTATACCAGGTTTTCATAAGGCAAATGGTTTGGAAATTCTGCAAAAAAAATGGGGGATTTTAGATGAGGAGCTGGCCACTTTTGGTGACGGAGGCAACGACGTTGAAATGTTACGCAAAGCAGCCTTTAGTTATGCAATGGCTAATGGCAGTCAAGCAGTTAAACATGCGGCTAACTATAGTGCACCTTCTAATGAAGAGGAGGGGGTTTTAAAAATAGTAGAAGAATTACTGGAGTTGAGTGATGAAAAAAAATAA
- a CDS encoding YitT family protein has translation MKNTMKQIPIVTLAIAILGVSINMFLAPHHIAAGGVSGIGILAEQAFGIDRALVVLVLNVVMLILTFFFLGNTVFIRTVIGSMLLPLSLAVVPEVMVTQDRLLSVIFGSALFAVGVAILYKIGASSGGTTIPPLIFKKYFGLNTSVGLLFTDAIIVLFNIFVFGVEEFLYAILSIVITSIVMSYIETGLKRRKAIMIMSETHIEAIKLVLQANSNRGITVFSVSGGYTGTEKNMLMIVMENQEYPGLLKLINEVDSKAFVIAYNVSEVHGLEFTYQPLG, from the coding sequence ATGAAAAATACGATGAAGCAGATTCCTATTGTTACACTAGCAATTGCGATTTTAGGTGTGAGCATTAATATGTTTTTAGCACCTCATCATATAGCTGCTGGTGGTGTTAGTGGAATTGGAATTTTAGCTGAGCAGGCATTCGGTATTGATCGAGCACTGGTCGTTTTAGTATTAAATGTAGTAATGTTAATTTTAACCTTCTTTTTTTTAGGAAATACTGTTTTTATTCGTACGGTAATAGGGAGTATGTTGTTGCCCCTTTCCTTAGCTGTCGTACCGGAAGTAATGGTTACGCAAGATCGTTTGCTCTCTGTTATATTTGGAAGCGCATTATTTGCAGTTGGCGTTGCCATACTTTATAAAATTGGAGCGTCAAGTGGTGGGACAACGATTCCTCCTTTGATTTTTAAAAAGTACTTTGGCTTAAATACTTCGGTGGGGTTACTGTTTACAGATGCTATTATCGTACTATTCAATATTTTTGTGTTTGGTGTGGAAGAATTCTTATATGCCATTTTATCAATTGTAATTACGTCGATTGTCATGAGTTACATTGAAACTGGTTTGAAGAGAAGAAAAGCGATTATGATTATGAGTGAAACCCACATCGAAGCTATAAAATTGGTTTTACAAGCAAATAGTAATCGTGGAATTACAGTCTTTTCCGTCTCTGGCGGGTATACGGGAACCGAAAAAAATATGTTGATGATTGTGATGGAGAATCAAGAATATCCTGGACTATTAAAGTTGATTAATGAGGTCGATAGTAAAGCCTTTGTAATTGCCTATAATGTTTCAGAAGTTCATGGGTTAGAGTTCACATATCAGCCATTAGGATAA
- a CDS encoding DUF5692 family protein produces the protein MFLFQDVTLVDFLMWIAVVAGLMILNEFARSNKYVALILFIALPIILTVFVWPTTAGPGSSTGTWFHWVKVYSALAGCLGFLALRHIKSLQSNKWALAFPAFILAFNICEAVIRDFQVASLHGMVDGVFMNGGPWNIMNGIAGIINIVTISGWFGIIISKDKQKDMIWPDQLWFWIIAYDVWNFAYVYNCVGDHSFYAGAALLISCTIPAFFIKKGAWLQHRAHTLAFWMMFTMSFPEFVTSSKFAVQSTHSDGALMTVSGIALAVNIAVLVYHVYRITKYKRNPFTQTVYDGLAASDEVIKENS, from the coding sequence ATGTTTTTATTTCAAGATGTCACATTGGTTGATTTTTTAATGTGGATTGCAGTTGTTGCAGGTCTTATGATTTTGAATGAATTTGCACGTAGCAACAAGTATGTAGCTCTTATTTTATTTATTGCATTGCCGATTATTTTAACGGTATTTGTTTGGCCAACAACGGCTGGACCAGGTTCAAGTACCGGAACGTGGTTCCACTGGGTGAAAGTTTATTCAGCACTGGCTGGTTGCTTAGGATTTCTAGCTTTACGCCATATTAAGAGTTTGCAAAGCAACAAATGGGCGCTAGCTTTCCCTGCTTTTATTTTAGCTTTTAATATTTGTGAAGCGGTTATTCGTGATTTTCAAGTAGCCAGTTTGCATGGTATGGTAGATGGCGTGTTTATGAACGGTGGACCTTGGAACATTATGAATGGGATCGCTGGAATTATCAATATTGTAACGATTTCAGGTTGGTTTGGAATTATTATCAGCAAAGACAAACAAAAAGATATGATTTGGCCAGATCAATTATGGTTTTGGATTATTGCATATGATGTTTGGAATTTTGCTTATGTTTATAATTGTGTTGGGGATCATTCATTTTATGCAGGAGCGGCGTTATTGATTTCTTGTACGATTCCAGCCTTCTTTATCAAAAAAGGAGCTTGGTTGCAACATCGTGCTCATACATTAGCTTTTTGGATGATGTTTACTATGAGCTTCCCTGAATTTGTCACAAGTTCAAAATTTGCTGTTCAATCCACCCATTCGGATGGAGCCTTGATGACGGTTAGTGGAATTGCATTAGCAGTGAATATTGCGGTATTAGTTTATCATGTTTACCGTATTACCAAATACAAACGCAATCCATTTACTCAAACTGTTTATGATGGATTAGCTGCTTCTGATGAAGTGATTAAAGAAAATAGTTAA
- a CDS encoding ROK family protein, with protein MKASKPQNVKENNLMFLKTVIKENGPLSQREIAKQSGLSIVTINKLVTWLLERDEIKEAKKLVTTGGRRAVSYEYNAEFKLLLAIQLIEKNHKFVFLFHVTDLFGEIVSEEEISGSSLSWAGFKEYVSSFLDKFPKIGGIMLGIPGVEIHGELKILDFPPLLNLNVRKELQEVFHLPVGIENDINTAVRGYADWLPVKHEILVGIYYPDDFPPGASILINGKIFKGRNGLAGEIKHLPLSVDWEMGLLDKIEFNKNSQEVIQTIISMYDPDKIIIYTNERIVSQEELIPIKENLAEVFPYIELPEIASSVTFSQDYLKGLIIQGIELIESAE; from the coding sequence GTGAAAGCTAGTAAACCACAAAATGTAAAAGAAAATAATCTCATGTTTTTAAAAACTGTAATCAAAGAAAATGGTCCCTTATCGCAACGTGAAATAGCAAAACAAAGTGGCCTGAGTATTGTGACGATTAATAAGTTAGTTACTTGGTTACTTGAAAGAGACGAAATCAAAGAAGCAAAAAAATTAGTAACAACGGGTGGTAGACGTGCAGTTTCTTATGAGTATAATGCTGAATTTAAATTATTATTAGCTATTCAATTAATTGAAAAAAATCACAAATTTGTTTTTTTATTTCATGTAACCGATTTATTTGGAGAAATAGTATCAGAAGAAGAAATTAGTGGGAGTTCATTGTCTTGGGCTGGATTTAAAGAATATGTGAGTTCTTTTCTAGATAAATTTCCTAAAATTGGTGGAATAATGTTAGGAATACCAGGAGTTGAAATTCATGGAGAGTTAAAAATCTTGGACTTTCCACCATTGCTGAATTTGAATGTACGAAAAGAATTACAAGAAGTTTTTCATTTGCCAGTTGGAATTGAAAACGATATCAATACTGCAGTTCGAGGTTATGCTGACTGGTTGCCAGTCAAGCATGAAATTTTAGTAGGCATTTACTATCCTGATGATTTTCCGCCAGGTGCGAGTATTTTAATAAATGGGAAGATTTTTAAAGGACGCAATGGACTTGCAGGTGAGATCAAACATTTGCCGTTATCTGTTGACTGGGAAATGGGATTGCTCGATAAAATAGAATTTAATAAAAATAGTCAAGAAGTAATTCAAACTATTATCAGCATGTATGACCCTGATAAAATTATTATTTATACAAATGAGCGTATTGTTTCTCAAGAAGAGTTGATCCCTATTAAAGAAAATTTAGCCGAAGTTTTCCCATATATTGAGTTGCCTGAAATTGCCAGTTCGGTCACGTTTAGTCAAGACTATTTAAAGGGTTTGATTATACAAGGAATTGAATTAATAGAGTCAGCAGAATAA
- a CDS encoding Cof-type HAD-IIB family hydrolase, translating to MDIKAIVLDIDGTLLNDEKQLTPRTKDSLIDAQKQGIKIVLASGRPTPGMWKYAAELQLERYNGMLVSYNGAYVVEVATKKELFSQPLSIEMSQQILEHLKQFDVLPMIAKEEYMYVNNVYNGLLDLGTPLGTFNIIEYEAKGGEFQLCEIKDLAAFVDFPLHKILVAAQPDYLNMHWQKILAPFKNKVHGVFSAPMYFEFTDQGIDKAQALAKTLTPLGVKPEHIISFGDGHNDLSLINYAGIGIAMGNAVAELKKNADQITLSNNEDGIAKALSGLL from the coding sequence ATGGACATAAAAGCAATTGTTTTAGATATTGATGGCACACTTTTAAATGATGAAAAGCAACTAACCCCGAGAACGAAAGACTCTTTAATTGATGCTCAAAAACAAGGGATTAAAATCGTACTTGCTTCTGGCAGACCCACACCTGGCATGTGGAAATACGCAGCAGAATTGCAATTAGAACGCTACAATGGGATGTTAGTTTCCTATAACGGTGCTTATGTTGTTGAGGTTGCTACAAAAAAAGAATTATTCAGTCAACCTCTTTCAATTGAAATGAGCCAGCAGATTTTAGAACATTTAAAACAGTTTGATGTCCTTCCAATGATCGCCAAAGAAGAGTACATGTATGTTAATAATGTTTATAACGGGCTATTAGATTTAGGAACTCCACTAGGTACTTTTAATATCATTGAATACGAAGCAAAGGGGGGAGAATTTCAGTTGTGTGAAATAAAAGATTTAGCTGCTTTTGTTGATTTTCCACTGCATAAAATTCTAGTCGCTGCTCAACCAGACTATTTAAATATGCATTGGCAAAAAATTCTAGCTCCTTTTAAGAATAAGGTCCATGGTGTCTTTTCTGCCCCTATGTACTTTGAATTTACAGATCAAGGAATTGATAAAGCTCAAGCATTAGCTAAAACGTTAACTCCTTTAGGCGTGAAACCTGAACATATTATTTCATTTGGTGATGGTCACAATGATTTATCTTTAATTAACTACGCAGGTATCGGGATTGCCATGGGGAATGCTGTAGCTGAATTAAAAAAGAATGCAGACCAAATCACCTTATCTAACAATGAAGACGGAATTGCAAAAGCTTTATCTGGATTACTTTAA
- a CDS encoding GNAT family N-acetyltransferase, giving the protein MFRQYKDVSASERTQVWNNGFSDYMFPIHMTKEQLDNRLSSLSISQKLSKILYIDQQPAGIYLHGEGVFSGEKTAWLGGMAVDSKFRNQHLSVQMLHEFELTAKSRNTDTLYLEAIDGNNRAIFIYQKFGFVPICKVLMLESQKKYPLKTHHEIQKVETLEAIGITEDKATLWQNKTIHGYDCLGIYAAKDLVGYAVVSFKEDCLVFHQIKLDEAYTQIKSVLGSFQINYAPKRWIGSNLVADEATTQSLLANGFSEVLSQHQYRKKI; this is encoded by the coding sequence TTGTTTAGACAATACAAGGACGTTTCCGCAAGTGAACGAACTCAAGTTTGGAATAATGGTTTTTCAGATTACATGTTTCCAATTCATATGACAAAAGAGCAGTTAGATAATCGTTTGTCTAGTTTATCGATTTCTCAGAAATTAAGCAAAATTCTTTATATAGATCAGCAACCAGCAGGGATTTATCTTCATGGGGAAGGTGTTTTTTCAGGTGAAAAGACAGCGTGGTTAGGTGGAATGGCGGTTGATTCAAAATTTCGAAATCAACACCTTTCTGTTCAGATGTTACATGAATTTGAACTTACAGCTAAAAGTAGAAACACCGATACGTTGTATCTTGAAGCTATCGATGGAAATAATCGTGCTATTTTCATTTATCAAAAATTCGGTTTTGTACCTATATGTAAAGTTTTAATGTTAGAAAGTCAAAAAAAATATCCTCTAAAAACACATCACGAGATACAAAAAGTTGAAACGTTAGAGGCAATTGGAATAACAGAAGATAAAGCCACCCTATGGCAAAATAAAACCATTCATGGATATGATTGTTTAGGAATTTATGCTGCTAAAGACTTGGTGGGGTACGCTGTTGTGAGTTTTAAAGAAGATTGTTTAGTGTTTCACCAAATAAAACTGGATGAGGCTTATACGCAAATAAAAAGCGTTTTAGGTTCATTCCAAATAAACTATGCTCCCAAGAGATGGATTGGAAGCAATTTAGTAGCAGATGAAGCCACAACGCAAAGTTTACTGGCAAACGGTTTTAGTGAAGTATTGTCTCAGCATCAATATAGAAAAAAGATTTAA
- a CDS encoding MFS transporter — protein MKKNKPIFKLSLLSMSLLTGSATAITGILPVLKSSYPNVPQSLIESLVTLPSLTILIFTLLSSFVAKKIGNKQTVQLGLMIALVGGVTPFFITNFTALLIMRLVFGVGIGLFTPLAISLISMFFEGDERANLLGYQLGTMALGNALLIFLSGMLLKHGWNVSFLVYLLIIPVYLFVTFNIPEPPVSQDGFLIKTESSKTSIKLNKEILFLIVLCFFTFLIIWIVQLKMPLIFAERGLNKNNPASLVLSLMNVGGLVAGLLFGRAFVLFRHKLLPLGYLLAGMSILFISLSKSGIMIAFWAIFFNFIYSFTGPYIILKVNQISPRSLLTLSTALISVSMTLSQLVTPFFWNGLGALIGIDSASMIIRLAGGFAFIIGGILSLRLIQLKRVKND, from the coding sequence ATGAAAAAAAATAAACCGATTTTTAAGCTATCGCTATTAAGTATGTCTCTACTAACCGGTTCAGCAACAGCAATCACTGGAATTTTACCCGTTTTAAAGTCTAGTTACCCCAATGTACCGCAGTCTTTGATTGAAAGTTTAGTCACACTTCCAAGCCTAACAATTTTAATTTTCACTTTATTAAGTAGTTTTGTTGCAAAGAAAATTGGGAATAAACAGACGGTTCAGCTAGGTTTAATGATTGCTCTTGTAGGCGGAGTTACTCCTTTTTTTATAACTAATTTTACGGCGCTATTAATTATGCGTTTGGTATTTGGTGTGGGTATCGGTTTGTTCACACCGTTAGCCATTAGTCTTATTAGTATGTTTTTTGAAGGGGATGAGCGTGCCAATTTACTTGGTTACCAATTAGGGACAATGGCACTAGGGAACGCTTTGTTGATTTTTTTAAGTGGTATGTTATTAAAACATGGCTGGAACGTCTCCTTTTTAGTCTATCTATTGATTATTCCAGTTTATCTATTTGTAACGTTCAATATTCCGGAACCGCCAGTATCTCAGGATGGATTTTTAATTAAAACAGAATCTAGTAAAACATCCATTAAATTAAATAAAGAGATTCTATTCTTGATTGTGCTCTGTTTTTTTACATTTTTAATTATTTGGATTGTCCAGTTGAAAATGCCGCTTATATTTGCAGAAAGAGGATTGAATAAAAATAATCCTGCAAGTTTAGTATTAAGTTTAATGAATGTAGGCGGTTTAGTTGCAGGTCTTCTATTTGGAAGAGCTTTTGTTCTTTTTCGACATAAATTATTGCCTCTGGGGTATTTGCTAGCGGGTATGAGTATTTTATTTATCAGTCTGTCTAAGTCTGGTATTATGATTGCTTTTTGGGCTATTTTTTTCAATTTTATTTATTCGTTTACAGGCCCGTATATTATTTTAAAAGTGAATCAAATCTCCCCTCGCTCGTTGCTGACGCTGTCAACTGCTTTGATTTCAGTTTCAATGACGTTAAGCCAGTTAGTTACGCCCTTTTTTTGGAATGGTCTTGGAGCTTTGATAGGAATAGATTCAGCTTCTATGATTATTCGATTAGCAGGTGGCTTTGCTTTTATCATTGGTGGGATTCTTTCTTTAAGATTGATACAATTAAAACGTGTGAAAAACGACTGA
- a CDS encoding M20/M25/M40 family metallo-hydrolase — protein sequence MEKKRVVETFIELVKMDSESKKEGPFQAFLKGKFERLGLEVYEDQTKEQTGLGANNLLCRLAKTKHDGTSLLFSCHVDTVSPGVGIEPIIKDNVLYSKGETILAADDKAGIAVMLELIQRIKEEAIPHGGLEFILSPGEEIGLVGANAFDCTLLESEIGFVLDNGGPVGSITVASPTLMGLDVEIKGKTAHAGLEPEKGVSAIEIAGIAIAKMKLGRLDEETTANIGTINGGVASNIVADEVKITAEARSISHEACVTQVEAMVAAFEDTAAAMGGSVTITQDTKSTGYRLTPEHTTVKLAAKALQKIGCQVNYDVSGGGSDANVFNSKGKEVANLSIGYEKIHTLDEYLPIDELEKAVELAVQLVKEVE from the coding sequence ATGGAGAAAAAGCGTGTTGTGGAAACCTTTATTGAATTGGTAAAAATGGATTCAGAATCTAAAAAGGAAGGACCTTTTCAAGCTTTTTTAAAAGGAAAATTTGAACGTTTAGGCTTAGAGGTTTATGAAGATCAAACAAAGGAACAAACTGGATTAGGAGCGAATAATTTACTTTGTCGATTAGCAAAAACGAAGCATGATGGCACATCGCTATTATTTTCTTGCCATGTGGATACCGTTAGTCCAGGGGTTGGCATTGAACCTATCATTAAAGACAATGTCCTCTATTCAAAAGGTGAAACTATTTTAGCAGCAGATGATAAAGCGGGAATTGCAGTAATGTTGGAGTTAATTCAACGAATAAAAGAGGAAGCTATTCCTCATGGTGGACTAGAATTTATTTTATCTCCTGGTGAAGAAATAGGTCTTGTTGGAGCAAATGCGTTTGATTGCACTCTTTTGGAGTCAGAAATTGGGTTTGTTTTAGATAACGGAGGACCGGTTGGAAGTATTACGGTTGCCAGTCCAACCTTAATGGGCTTAGATGTTGAAATTAAAGGTAAAACGGCCCATGCAGGATTAGAGCCTGAAAAAGGTGTTTCTGCTATTGAAATCGCAGGTATTGCGATTGCTAAAATGAAATTAGGTCGCTTAGATGAAGAAACAACTGCAAATATTGGGACAATTAATGGGGGTGTTGCGAGTAATATTGTTGCGGATGAAGTAAAAATTACTGCTGAAGCGCGTTCAATTTCTCACGAGGCGTGTGTTACACAAGTGGAAGCGATGGTGGCGGCCTTTGAAGATACTGCAGCCGCAATGGGAGGTTCGGTTACAATTACTCAGGATACAAAATCAACAGGCTATCGCTTAACACCAGAACATACTACAGTCAAGTTAGCTGCTAAAGCACTTCAAAAAATAGGCTGTCAAGTCAATTATGATGTTAGTGGTGGCGGAAGTGATGCCAATGTCTTTAATAGTAAAGGCAAAGAAGTTGCCAATTTATCTATCGGTTATGAAAAAATTCATACATTGGATGAGTATTTGCCAATTGATGAATTAGAAAAAGCAGTCGAATTAGCGGTTCAATTAGTGAAAGAAGTAGAGTAG
- a CDS encoding TetR/AcrR family transcriptional regulator encodes MAKDQTKKLLATSLKEIMLNKPLDKITIQELTEEAHVTRNTFYYHFSDIYQLVEWIYDHEIVNGLSEYQHLNNWHKGYERLLDYVLANKSFCLNTSRSMGRELLENFLFTVASQMLVGVIDEIKPTLPESLKQEIIHFYGWALVAQITQWLKNNLNEPKEDILLRTETMMNGAILKCVKKNQTV; translated from the coding sequence TTGGCAAAAGACCAAACAAAAAAACTTTTAGCAACTTCCCTTAAAGAGATTATGTTAAACAAGCCGCTAGATAAGATTACAATTCAAGAGTTAACAGAAGAAGCTCATGTTACACGAAATACCTTTTATTATCATTTTTCAGATATTTATCAACTTGTTGAATGGATTTACGATCATGAAATTGTAAACGGATTATCTGAATACCAGCACCTTAATAACTGGCATAAAGGCTATGAGCGGTTATTAGATTACGTTTTAGCGAATAAAAGTTTTTGTTTAAATACTTCTCGCTCGATGGGAAGAGAGTTATTGGAAAATTTTTTATTTACTGTGGCTTCGCAAATGTTAGTTGGAGTGATTGATGAAATCAAACCAACATTGCCTGAATCGTTAAAACAAGAAATTATTCATTTTTATGGTTGGGCACTTGTAGCACAAATTACACAATGGTTAAAAAATAATTTAAATGAACCGAAAGAAGACATTTTACTGCGGACAGAAACAATGATGAATGGCGCCATTTTAAAATGTGTAAAAAAGAATCAAACAGTGTAA
- a CDS encoding sugar O-acetyltransferase has translation MRTEKEKMLAEDLYIANDEELGQDVKKSRRLTRLFNGTTEEQSDYRKVLLKELLGEVGEKYHIEPPFHCDYGQHISIGDHFYANFDCVILDVAKVSIGNNVMFGPKVALFTASHPIDPIVRISGLELGKQIKIGDNVWIGGNSTVNPGVTIGDNVVIGSGSVVTKDIPKNVVAAGNPCRVIRAIDENDKVYWENLQEEYWLESKKAKKELL, from the coding sequence ATGAGAACGGAAAAAGAAAAAATGCTAGCAGAAGATTTATATATAGCCAATGATGAAGAACTTGGTCAAGATGTGAAAAAATCTCGTCGACTGACTAGACTTTTTAATGGTACGACGGAAGAACAATCTGATTATCGAAAGGTTTTGTTAAAAGAGCTTTTAGGTGAAGTAGGAGAAAAGTATCACATTGAACCACCATTTCATTGCGACTATGGTCAGCATATATCAATTGGAGATCATTTTTATGCCAATTTTGATTGTGTTATTTTGGATGTAGCGAAGGTTTCAATTGGAAATAATGTGATGTTTGGTCCAAAAGTAGCTCTTTTTACAGCTAGTCATCCTATTGATCCTATAGTGAGAATTTCAGGTTTGGAACTGGGCAAACAGATTAAAATTGGAGACAATGTTTGGATTGGAGGAAATTCAACGGTCAATCCAGGTGTAACAATTGGGGATAATGTTGTAATAGGATCTGGATCAGTAGTAACAAAAGACATTCCTAAAAATGTAGTAGCAGCTGGAAATCCTTGTCGTGTTATAAGAGCAATTGATGAAAACGATAAAGTGTATTGGGAAAATTTACAGGAAGAGTATTGGTTAGAGTCAAAAAAAGCTAAAAAGGAGTTATTATAG